One genomic region from Syntrophales bacterium encodes:
- a CDS encoding CHASE domain-containing protein, whose amino-acid sequence MMLSFKNRQDIFRITAWMIILGGLLLTATAFAVVRNWDRQRLRANFEHAAENRSAAVKREIASDIEVLLSVRAFYLHAKVVTRSEFHTFTESVMSQQTGIQAFVWLPRVPYSQREKYEKAARRDGFKDFQITEPSTQGKMAKAGKRDEYFPVYFVEPYKGNEFILGYDLTSDPLRKEALDRSYDTGGIAATARITLVRDKKEQAGFLVVAPVYQQDMPAAAPQARKDNIRGFALGAFRVGDVVERALTYLDPEGIDVYLYDNSAQGKERFLYFHPARTGQTTDLLRNEKAVPDGSLKIARTLKVADREWQVLCVATPAYVARGMTWQPWGVLLAGLLLSGLLSGFLPVVARRAEKIANSNKLLQQEITVRKSVEEALQKSENRYRELSIVDGLTQLYNSRHFYFQLKIELDRSNRYGQPLTLLLLDLDNFKHFNDAYGHVAGDQVLMRLGQVVKRCLRETDFAYRYGGEEFTILLPMTTSADGAVTAERIRTEFKKETFSPAPGQDVHKTVSIGLAQYRTAEEMKAFVHRVDQLMYQAKKEGRDRFCSES is encoded by the coding sequence ATGATGCTTTCTTTTAAAAACAGACAAGATATATTCCGCATCACCGCCTGGATGATAATCCTCGGCGGCTTGCTGCTTACGGCCACAGCTTTCGCGGTAGTCCGCAACTGGGATCGTCAAAGGCTGCGGGCAAACTTTGAACATGCGGCAGAAAACCGCTCTGCTGCTGTAAAAAGAGAAATTGCGTCTGACATAGAAGTACTTTTATCCGTCAGGGCTTTTTACCTGCATGCAAAAGTTGTTACCAGATCAGAATTCCACACCTTTACAGAATCGGTCATGTCGCAACAGACTGGCATTCAAGCTTTTGTATGGCTACCGCGGGTACCTTATTCTCAGCGCGAAAAATACGAAAAAGCAGCCAGGAGGGATGGTTTCAAAGATTTCCAGATTACCGAACCGTCAACCCAGGGTAAGATGGCAAAGGCCGGCAAGAGGGATGAATACTTTCCCGTTTATTTTGTTGAACCCTATAAGGGTAATGAATTTATTTTAGGGTATGACCTGACTTCTGACCCTTTACGCAAGGAAGCATTGGATCGATCATACGACACGGGAGGGATAGCGGCCACCGCCCGGATAACACTGGTACGGGACAAGAAGGAACAAGCCGGTTTTTTGGTTGTTGCCCCGGTATATCAGCAGGATATGCCGGCCGCTGCGCCTCAAGCCCGGAAAGACAATATTCGGGGCTTTGCACTGGGCGCCTTTCGGGTTGGTGATGTTGTCGAGCGGGCCTTGACGTACCTGGACCCGGAGGGCATCGATGTTTATCTCTATGATAACTCCGCACAGGGTAAAGAGCGTTTTCTTTATTTTCACCCGGCGCGCACAGGGCAAACGACAGACTTATTGCGCAATGAAAAAGCAGTGCCCGATGGCAGCCTCAAAATCGCCAGAACACTCAAGGTCGCGGATCGCGAATGGCAGGTTCTGTGCGTGGCAACGCCCGCTTACGTTGCCCGCGGAATGACGTGGCAGCCCTGGGGGGTATTGTTGGCCGGACTGCTTTTGTCTGGGTTACTATCCGGTTTTTTGCCTGTGGTGGCCAGGCGCGCTGAAAAAATAGCCAACAGCAATAAACTGCTCCAGCAGGAAATCACCGTGCGCAAATCGGTGGAGGAGGCGCTACAGAAGAGCGAAAATAGATACCGTGAGCTCAGTATTGTCGATGGCCTCACCCAGCTCTACAATTCCCGGCATTTTTACTTTCAGCTTAAAATCGAATTAGACCGGTCGAACCGCTATGGGCAGCCTTTGACCCTGCTGCTTCTTGATCTCGACAATTTCAAACACTTCAACGACGCTTACGGCCATGTCGCGGGAGACCAGGTCTTGATGCGACTTGGCCAGGTGGTGAAACGATGCCTGCGCGAGACGGATTTCGCTTATCGTTATGGCGGCGAAGAATTCACCATCCTCCTGCCCATGACAACAAGCGCGGATGGCGCCGTAACAGCGGAAAGGATCCGGACGGAGTTCAAGAAGGAGACTTTTTCCCCGGCGCCGGGTCAGGACGTTCATAAGACGGTGAGCATCGGTCTTGCGCAGTACAGGACAGCGGAAGAGATGAAGGCCTTCGTTCACCGGGTTGACCAGCTCATGTATCAGGCGAAGAAGGAGGGGAGAGACAGGTTTTGCTCTGAATCATAG
- a CDS encoding EAL domain-containing protein: MKTQTQPLLIVQFRMLRILMISLLCAGFAFQSPLSPAFAEKSPDEIVAGVHRNYPPQYSIDEKTGKPEGFAIDTMDEIAKGAGLKVRYILFDEWPPIERALKEGRIDVIPNIGVVEARKTGMDFTSPLETYNISIFVRSTTTDIQGIDDLQGRKVAVVTYNIGLSLIQEYGKAKPVISQSLDEALLSLLSGNTDALVYPEPPVLLVVRKSQIEERIKTVGNPLIEVKRAIAVGKGKTELLNKLDKEVNAFVATPAYAKIYARWYGTPEPYWDARRVLILAGVVLALVIVILAVWRYLSLMRLNRDLKYSLEEQKKAEKALSNSKGLLHTLVQTIPDLIWLKDKDGVYLSCNSMFERFFGAGEADIVGKTDYDFVDRELADSFREHDRKAMAAGRPTSNEEWLTFADDGHRALTDTIKTPMYDAGGTLLGVLGIGRDITERKRAEEELRENQARLDLALRSAGMGVWRFDIIENKRYFDDQVCHFLGINPATFTGAAEEFYGAVHPDDRETIKAALARTIEQDVLYEPEYRAVWPDGSVHYITARGRLIRDDKGLPLRINGVVWDVADRKRAEEKLRLSEERFRRIFDEGPFGLVLANPDYTIVTANKAFCGLLGYSEQDLTGQNLINLTCEEDREESREISRQLFAGGIPVSRSEKRYVRKDGGIVWAKLTISPIHGNEGHVLYTLAIIEDLTEIRKSADKIHRLAYYDSLTGLPNRVFLKDLLKGSINHAQRRKELFALIYIGLDNFQRINDTLGHISGDLLLKAVADRLTNSLRKSDYVARSDGSETVNVVSRMGGDEFIVLAHDLNQPQDAARTSRRLLEEISAPYDLSGREVFITVSIGISLYPDDGTDIDDLLKNAEKAMRHTKSEGKNNYHFYSASMHSSVLELLTLESDLHKALERGELVLYYQPKVDAATRMVKGMEALIRWKHPDRGLIPPLQFIPLAEASGLIIPIGEFVIRTVCGQIKTWQEAGCQRINIALNLSSRQFDQPNLIEIVKEALQGTLISPQCLELEITESVIMRNPEKAIRTLTELKALGIQIAIDDFGTGYSSLSYLKRLPLDFLKIDQSFVQNLASDPSDQAIIRAIIAMAHSLNLKTIAEGVETEEQLSFLQEHGCDEIQGYLFSRPLPAEEIPGILRKPRL, from the coding sequence ATGAAAACCCAGACGCAACCATTATTAATTGTACAATTCCGCATGCTTCGCATTCTTATGATTTCCCTTTTATGTGCAGGATTTGCTTTTCAATCCCCCCTATCCCCGGCTTTTGCTGAAAAAAGCCCTGATGAAATTGTTGCCGGGGTCCATAGAAACTATCCCCCCCAATATTCCATTGACGAGAAGACAGGCAAACCTGAGGGTTTTGCTATCGACACCATGGATGAAATCGCCAAAGGAGCAGGACTGAAAGTCCGCTATATCCTATTCGATGAATGGCCTCCGATCGAACGAGCCCTGAAAGAGGGGCGCATAGACGTCATACCCAATATCGGCGTTGTCGAAGCGAGAAAAACGGGTATGGATTTCACGAGCCCGCTTGAGACGTACAATATCAGTATTTTCGTCCGCAGCACAACAACGGATATACAAGGCATCGATGACTTGCAGGGACGAAAAGTCGCCGTGGTTACCTACAATATAGGGCTTTCTCTTATTCAGGAATACGGGAAAGCAAAACCGGTAATTTCCCAATCTCTTGACGAAGCGTTATTGTCGCTGCTCTCGGGAAATACAGATGCCTTGGTCTATCCTGAACCGCCGGTTCTTCTTGTCGTGCGCAAAAGCCAGATTGAGGAGCGTATCAAAACGGTCGGGAATCCTCTGATTGAAGTCAAACGCGCCATCGCCGTAGGGAAAGGGAAAACGGAACTGCTCAATAAACTTGATAAAGAGGTCAACGCGTTTGTTGCCACCCCCGCGTACGCGAAAATTTACGCCCGCTGGTACGGCACTCCTGAACCATACTGGGATGCCCGCCGCGTGTTGATCCTGGCGGGGGTTGTTCTTGCCCTGGTCATCGTTATACTTGCGGTATGGCGTTATCTTTCCCTGATGCGCCTGAACAGGGATTTGAAATATTCTCTTGAGGAGCAAAAAAAAGCTGAGAAGGCGCTGAGCAATAGTAAAGGCCTCCTGCACACGCTGGTGCAGACTATCCCCGACCTGATCTGGCTGAAGGACAAAGATGGCGTCTATCTCTCCTGCAATTCCATGTTCGAACGTTTTTTCGGCGCCGGGGAAGCTGACATCGTCGGGAAAACCGATTACGACTTTGTAGACCGGGAACTTGCCGATTCCTTCCGCGAGCATGATCGTAAGGCCATGGCGGCGGGGAGGCCCACTAGCAACGAAGAATGGCTCACCTTCGCAGACGATGGCCATCGTGCCCTTACGGATACCATCAAGACGCCAATGTACGATGCCGGAGGAACGCTCCTCGGCGTGCTGGGTATCGGGCGCGACATCACCGAGCGCAAACGGGCGGAGGAGGAGCTGCGCGAGAACCAGGCGCGGCTCGACCTGGCGCTACGGTCAGCCGGCATGGGTGTGTGGCGCTTTGATATCATCGAGAACAAACGCTATTTTGACGACCAGGTCTGTCATTTTCTGGGCATCAACCCCGCGACGTTCACCGGGGCCGCAGAGGAGTTCTATGGGGCGGTACATCCTGACGATCGGGAGACGATCAAAGCGGCGCTGGCCCGGACTATAGAGCAGGATGTGCTGTACGAACCGGAGTACCGCGCGGTCTGGCCGGACGGGAGCGTCCATTATATCACTGCCCGTGGCAGGTTGATTCGCGATGATAAGGGTCTGCCGCTTAGGATCAATGGCGTCGTCTGGGACGTCGCCGACCGCAAGCGGGCGGAGGAAAAGTTGCGACTGAGCGAAGAGCGGTTCAGGCGTATTTTTGATGAAGGACCTTTCGGGCTGGTTTTAGCAAATCCGGACTATACAATTGTCACGGCGAATAAAGCGTTCTGCGGGTTGTTGGGGTATAGCGAACAGGATCTTACCGGTCAAAATCTCATAAATCTCACCTGCGAAGAAGACAGAGAGGAGAGCCGAGAAATTTCAAGACAATTATTTGCAGGCGGCATCCCCGTGTCTCGCTCGGAAAAGCGGTATGTCAGAAAGGATGGCGGAATTGTGTGGGCTAAGCTTACCATCTCTCCCATCCATGGAAATGAAGGTCACGTACTCTACACTCTCGCTATCATTGAGGACCTCACGGAAATCAGGAAGTCGGCAGACAAGATTCACCGGCTGGCTTATTATGACAGCCTGACCGGGTTGCCGAACCGCGTATTTTTAAAAGATTTGCTTAAAGGATCAATTAACCATGCCCAGCGCCGTAAAGAGCTATTTGCCCTGATTTACATCGGATTGGATAATTTTCAGCGGATTAACGATACGCTCGGACATATAAGCGGAGATCTCCTTTTGAAGGCCGTTGCCGACAGGCTTACCAACTCTTTGCGAAAAAGCGACTACGTGGCCAGATCAGATGGAAGTGAAACAGTGAATGTTGTATCTCGGATGGGTGGAGACGAGTTTATCGTATTGGCGCATGATCTCAACCAGCCTCAGGACGCCGCAAGAACGTCCCGTCGCTTACTCGAGGAAATATCCGCCCCCTATGACCTGAGCGGTCGCGAGGTATTTATAACCGTCAGTATCGGCATTTCCTTGTATCCTGATGATGGAACGGATATTGACGACCTCCTGAAAAACGCCGAAAAGGCCATGAGACACACAAAGAGCGAAGGGAAAAACAACTATCACTTTTACTCAGCATCGATGCATTCCTCAGTTCTGGAACTCCTGACGCTGGAAAGCGACCTGCACAAGGCCCTGGAGCGGGGCGAACTAGTGCTCTACTACCAGCCGAAGGTGGATGCGGCAACGCGAATGGTTAAAGGAATGGAGGCGCTGATCCGCTGGAAGCATCCCGATCGGGGATTGATTCCGCCCCTGCAGTTTATTCCCCTGGCCGAAGCAAGCGGCCTCATCATCCCTATCGGAGAGTTTGTCATACGTACCGTCTGCGGGCAAATTAAAACATGGCAGGAAGCCGGTTGCCAACGGATAAACATTGCCCTGAATTTGTCGAGCCGCCAGTTTGATCAACCGAACTTGATAGAAATAGTTAAGGAGGCATTACAGGGCACCCTGATTTCTCCGCAGTGCCTGGAGTTGGAAATAACGGAAAGCGTCATTATGCGGAACCCGGAGAAGGCTATTCGGACCCTGACTGAA